The genomic region AAGTCGGCGAGCGAGTCCGCTGGCGAATCGGAGCCCTCGGCCAGGAATTCTACACCTTCCACCTGCACGGCCATCGCTGGAAGACGGGGGACGGCTATAGGGATACAGCCCTCATCGGGCCAGCGTCGACGGCCACCATCGAGTACGTGGAAGACAATCCAGGCAGCTGGTTTTACCATGCGACCTCAACCAACCACCTCGTCTCCGGCATGATCGGGCAATATTTCGTGACCAAGGCGTAACCCACAAATGGCATCGGCTTACATGTACCAAATTCCACTGCCCCATTTCAAGTTTTCAGATTCGGAAGACCCACCGCCGCCGCCTTCTCGCTTATAAACCGTGAGAAATCGCTGGTCAAATTGCGCGTTACCCTGACAATACATGTCCGCGATCTCGCCACGCACCGTCCAATATTCGGACAGTTGCCCGATATTCGCATAATAGCGCTGAAACTCTTCAGAGTTACACCAAATCGCGAGCGCGTATTCGGGCAGAATGGTCGGGCGCTTGATTTTTGCAAGCGTCTCCAGCACTTGTTCCGGCGTGTAATATTGCGACGTGAGGTGGTCTTGTTTCAGCAGGTCGCG from Capsulimonas corticalis harbors:
- a CDS encoding DUF6559 family protein, coding for MFGYIRKIKKRKQIWFYLTGLRDLLKQDHLTSQYYTPEQVLETLAKIKRPTILPEYALAIWCNSEEFQRYYANIGQLSEYWTVRGEIADMYCQGNAQFDQRFLTVYKREGGGGGSSESENLKWGSGIWYM